One genomic segment of Coffea arabica cultivar ET-39 chromosome 6e, Coffea Arabica ET-39 HiFi, whole genome shotgun sequence includes these proteins:
- the LOC113695757 gene encoding putative UPF0481 protein At3g02645: protein MERQYSSGTVPLSSCARGWVERITNIFRKEIAINIDHLPPVSVFEVPKTLTLQKPEAYTPQLIAMGPYHHLRPELYQMERYKLAAVKEISTPEQIFNFQHIVINRLKEMDPSTRACYNKFMDYDQDTLAWIVAIDSCFFLHVLHSYLVQDEATDRRLLDNTIVTRDIMMLENQIPLILLKEVRKSLEVSPPNDQDDIELISMLLQLCEAQSPVKFSIDMTNQDRYRRPLHLLDMMYRVIVNSPGCVVSGSLENRPVQTVPVYTEFKNSLTSSSRTSSSSSSDREDPDVVHNNLEAILDVVETIGTKRAQDLLRPVKAVSSIPWSALSGLFRKGNLSTGERNPEDDEIAIPSVSRLWHYAGVQCKPFIGSINEIKFVEGEATLYLPVMNLNASSEVIMRNLVAYEAAMCKSTLEFARYVNLMNGIIDTAEDVKLLKQNGIIKGALMDDEIADQFNGMKRCYAGSDQKSNIEVAIDKVNDFYSKKLLVMMVRRLKKDLYASWKCLAVVSTVALLVVLSMQTFCEFYQCNKVWNFNKESS, encoded by the coding sequence ATGGAACGTCAATATTCGTCAGGCACGGTTCCCTTAAGCTCTTGCGCCAGGGGCTGGGTCGAGCGAATTACCAACATCTTCCGGAAAGAAATTGCAATCAACATCGATCATCTCCCTCCCGTTTCTGTTTTTGAAGTCCCCAAAACACTCACCCTTCAAAAGCCCGAAGCATATACTCCTCAGCTCATAGCCATGGGGCCATACCACCATCTGCGCCCCGAGCTCTATCAGATGGAGAGATACAAGCTCGCCGCCGTCAAAGAAATCTCAACCCCCGAGCAGATTTTCAACTTCCAACATATCGTGATCAACAGGTTGAAGGAGATGGATCCCTCCACCCGGGCTTGCTACAATAAGTTCATGGACTATGATCAAGATACATTGGCGTGGATTGTAGCAATAGACAGTTGTTTCTTTCTCCACGTCTTGCATTCTTATCTTGTGCAGGATGAGGCCACGGACAGGAGATTGTTGGACAACACTATCGTCACGAGAGATATCATGATGCTTGAGAATCAAATCCCACTTATTCTGTTGAAAGAGGTTCGCAAATCCCTTGAAGTCTCTCCGCCTAATGATCAGGATGATATCGAGTTGATCTCAATGTTACTTCAGTTGTGCGAAGCACAATCTCCTGTTAAGTTCTCAATTGATATGACCAACCAAGACCGTTACCGTAGACCTCTTCATTTGTTAGATATGATGTATCGTGTGATTGTAAACAGCCCGGGTTGTGTCGTGTCCGGGTCCTTAGAAAATCGTCCCGTTCAAACTGTACCAGTTTATACAGAATTTAAGAATTCATTAACCTCTTCATCCAGGACCTCCTCGTCCTCCTCGAGCGATAGGGAAGATCCAGACGTGGTTCACAACAATTTGGAAGCAATCTTGGACGTAGTGGAGACCATTGGTACTAAGCGTGCCCAGGACCTTCTTAGGCCTGTTAAGGCTGTCTCGAGCATTCCATGGTCAGCTCTTTCTGGGCTGTTCAGAAAAGGCAACCTAAGTACTGGTGAGCGAAATCCAGAAGACGATGAGATCGCAATTCCATCGGTATCTCGTCTTTGGCATTACGCTGGAGTCCAATGCAAACCCTTTATTGGGAGCATCAATGAGATCAAGTTCGTGGAAGGGGAGGCCACTTTGTACCTTCCTGTGATGAATTTGAACGCGAGCTCAGAAGTGATAATGAGGAATCTGGTGGCTTACGAGGCTGCTATGTGTAAATCAACCCTTGAATTTGCTCGATACGTCAACCTCATGAATGGGATTATAGACACCGCAGAAGACGTGAAGCTGCTGAAGCAAAATGGGATTATCAAGGGTGCTCTCATGGATGATGAAATTGCTGATCAATTCAACGGTATGAAGAGATGTTACGCTGGCTCAGATCAGAAGTCCAACATTGAGGTTGCTATTGACAAAGTTAACGACTTCTACAGCAAGAAACTTTTGGTCATGATGGTTAGACGGTTGAAGAAGGACTTGTATGCTTCATGGAAATGTCTGGCCGTGGTTTCCACTGTGGCGCTGCTGGTCGTGCTTAGCATGCAGACCTTTTGCGAGTTCTATCAATGCAACAAAGTCTGGAACTTCAACAAGGAATCATCATGA